A single Augochlora pura isolate Apur16 chromosome 2, APUR_v2.2.1, whole genome shotgun sequence DNA region contains:
- the LOC144478439 gene encoding uncharacterized protein LOC144478439 → MKPSASILLFSFFLQAHCGVLVVLESKENGTEAAEQRSARVHRVASSDFHETEDNVYVKNVMDPETAEQTLPLNNRKREKLAELADSAHGETELFKYLKTILKDLSRDGGIASSKTVDPRFNEQTEITESPASIKSLPRNAIISTNFLNLPDDMDIYYSDGRDSQKSTKTGRDYVAKSSESEPQMMRNVDQYLDRLLTDIQNHVSYIRNILERLCWKHRSKSSSQPEGDISKHPLATAQQKRASTV, encoded by the exons ATGAAACCGTCCGCGTCGATTCTACTGTTCTCGTTCTTCCTGCAA GCCCACTGCGGAGTCCTCGTTGTTTTGGAGTCGAAAG AGAATGGCACAGAAGCGGCCGAGCAGCGCAGCGCAAGGGTTCACCGAGTCGCCAGCAGCGATTTCCATGAAACCGAGGACAACGTTTATGTGAAAAATGTCATGGACCCGGAAACGGCGGAGCAGACGCTTCCGTTGAACAATAGGAAACGGGAAAAGTTAGCTGAGCTGGCCGACTCGGCGCACGGCGAg ACGGAATTGTTCAAGTATTTGAAAACGATTTTGAAAGACTTGTCGCGCGACGGCGGCATCGCGTCGTCGAAGACTGTTGACCCGAGATTTAACGAGCAAACGGAAATAACCGAATCACCGGCGTCCATTAAATCGTTGCCTAGGAACGCCATCATTTCGACGAATTTCCTTAATTTGCCAGACGACatggatatttattattcggaCGGCCGGGATTCCCAGAAGAGCACCAAGACCG GACGAGACTATGTTGCGAAATCCAGCGAATCGGAGCCGCAGATGATGAGGAACGTCGACCAATATCTCGACAGGCTGCTCACCGATATCCAGAATCATGTGTCCTACATTCGCAACATCCTCGAGAGACTTTGTTG GAAGCATCGTTCGAAGTCGTCGTCCCAACCGGAAGGCGACATCTCGAAGCATCCCCTGGCAACGGCACAACAGAAACGAGCCTCGACGGTTTAA
- the LOC144478404 gene encoding calaxin-like, with protein MTEERNVTTGARPRSERGAVVGAGVGVGVGVEGRTVAGLRAGSTLMKSVSIFLMSGRKASVESKRLTSGGPKHEQPRRRRRARMPDGTGGARNSTHTVKLIESLRKKTRFSWQELDNLCKLYKKLTSSGQQQVGQSFVIGRRRPSSHTIDGIDRTVFRDLLHNTFKVITEDALVERIFCCWDRENEGIIRLEPWIMGLDLYLRGSLREKIEFCFKVYDLNNDGFITKDEIFQLFKKCLMKQPGEEDPDEAVKDLSELVLKKLDVDRDGKISFQDYKLAVMEEPLLLEAFGQCLATDENCARIIDTLQ; from the exons ATGACCGAAGAGCGGAACGTTACCACGGGTGCGAGGCCTCGATCCGAGCGCGGGGCCGTCGTCGGCgccggcgtcggcgtcggcgtcggcgtcgaagGTAGAACCGTCGCTGGGCTTCGCGCTGGCTCCACACTGATGAAGAGCGTCTCTATCTTTTTGATGAGTGGTCGCAAAGCCTCCGTGGAATCGAAAAGGTTGACTTCCGGCGGCCCGAAGCACGAGCAGCCGCGAAGGAGGCGTCGCGCGAGGATGCCGGACGGAACCGGCGGCGCTAGAAATTCCACCCACACCGTCAAGCTCATCGAGTCGCTTCGGAAGAAGACAAGATTCTCGTGGCAA GAATTGGACAATCTCTGCAAGCTGTACAAAAAGTTAACCAGCTCCGGACAGCAACAAGTTGGCCAATCGTTCGTTATCGGCAGAAGGCGGCCATCCAGCCATACTATAGAC GGTATCGACAGAACGGTGTTCAGAGACTTGCTGCACAACACGTTCAAAGTGATCACCGAGGACGCGCTTGTGGAGCGTATATTCTGCTGTTGGGACCGCGAGAACGAGGGGATCATTCGATTGGAACCGTGGATCATGGGCCTGGATCTGTATCTTCGCGGCAGTCTGCGGGAGAAGATAGAGTTCTGCTTCAAAGTTTACGACTTGAACAACGATGGATTTATCACGAAGGATGAGATCTTCCAACTGTTCAA AAAGTGTTTGATGAAGCAGCCAGGTGAAGAGGATCCAGACGAGGCGGTGAAAGATCTCTCGGAATTGGTGTTGAAGAAGCTGGACGTGGATCGCGACGGGAAGATCTCATTTCAAGACTATAAGCTAGCTGTGATGGAGGAACCGCTGCTTCTCGAGGCTTTCGGCCAATGCTTGGCTACCGATGAGAATTGTGCTCGCATCATCGACACGTTACAGTAA